A segment of the Macrobrachium nipponense isolate FS-2020 chromosome 4, ASM1510439v2, whole genome shotgun sequence genome:
tgtaaatgtttaCGATTAATTTATCCTTCTGGATGAATCCATGAATGAAATACTACTTTGTACAGGAAATGCTGAGAGAATTTCTGAACACCTGTGATATTCTAACTCTACACTTGCGTTGGTCTGACTTCTTCGGTTGATTTTAAATGAGAAACTTGTATGACTAAGGATTACACTTAATTCAAGCCTGGTCGCACCAAGTATAGAGTAcagactcattatatatatatatatataatatatatatatatatgatatatatatataatatatatatatatatagatatatatatatatatataatatatatatatatatatatatatatatatatatatctcaccaacccagcgctgcccgGGGAAACTTTGAATGACAGTCTATGTATAGGGGGAGGAAAAGTGGAAAGGgaaaaggggggaggaggagggggaaggatgGGGGAGAGATGGAAATAGGAAGAAGGGGAGTGGTCTATGTTGATGGTCCGACTGATAAAACTACTTTTTCCATGAACGTTCACCCTTTGAGCAGTCATGGGTGAACTGACAGCTATTACTGTTGTGGCTGTCCCTATTAGACAGGTATTAGTGTTATGACTGTCCCTGTTATCAAGAAATTACTGctgtgattgtcccttttatttaggtattacttttctgtctgtccctttcatccagatattactgtgatgGCTGCaccttttatccaggaattactgtggtgactgtcccttttatccaggtattactattgTGACTGTCACTTTTACTAGGCCATTAATGTGCTGTCAGACACCTTTAACcaaatattactgtgctgtcagtcacttttatccatttatcactgtggtgactgccccttttattcaaatattactgCGCTGTCTATGCCTTTCAtcgaggtattactgtggtgactgaaaagtatatctaggtattactgtggtgactgttcttttcatccagatattactgAGCTGTCTGATACCGTTAACCAGGTAGCATAGTACTATCTGTCCTTTtatgcaggtattactgtggtgactgtctcttttatccagttattactgtggtgtctgtcaACTTTAAAGAGGCATTACTGtgatgtctgtcccttttatacaggtattactgtggtgaccgtCCCTTTTATGCAGATATTATTGTGGTGGCTGTCTTTTTTATCCATATGTTATTGTGCTGTATGTTCcttttacccaggtattactgtggtgactgaaaagctTTTTTAAAATTACAGTTCTATGGTCTCAAGTGCATGAAATGCGGTATGATAAACCCGTAGAGTTCATTTATTACTATtacaagttacaaagggaagggtgaAGTGGGATGAGGGAAGGGGGTACTCTTTTGAAACCAACCCTATTATCCAAGTTGGGCCAAATGATGGGCACGGGCCTCTGTGAGCTTTCTGCTGAAGTGTTCTACTAAAATAATATCTGAATTTTCATCTAAGCTTCGTCCTGCATTTTGAGATTCCTTTTTTAGAGAATTTTACAGGCTACATCCTCCGAGTGTAAATAATGGTTTCCATAAACGGATATTACTTAGAAATCTTCTGTATTTATAGCTTTGATCACTGCACTAAGCTGAGAATGAGTTCATCATTTTCATCAATAGCTATGCAGCACCTGTCTCCTTGTCAAGTATaacagaaattcctttcttgatcGATCGGACGTCCGTTTCTTTCCCACCACCAATGGCTGTGGACAAAATTTCATCTTGCTGCATTCTCGCGTGTCTGTGAGCATACACGATGCATGAGCTTACAGACTTAATGGATTTTTCCTTGGCTCTAACTGGTACATGTTAGCATGAATCTTACGTTAAGCGAAGTTAGGTCTCTTTTTAATCACGGTCATTTTAAACTTTATATGtctgttatgtatttttttttttatttgataatcacCACCTTCAAAATGAACTGAAGCAATGTTTAATTATGTTCACCAAAATTGAACTCTCACTTTTTTATGTACTATAAAACTGGCTATAGATGCACGGTTCACGTGGCAAAGGGTGATATCCATTTTtgtatatcttaatgtaatattaatcgaaaattattttttacttaatcgTGAGTTTTGCTaccattatttctttattaaatagTGTGATTGTAAAATCTCAATTTTGtcacaattattataataatgagatTACTGATTTCTGAAATGCATGGTTTAATATATACAAGCCTTTTccaccacaaaaaataaattgtatgaGCGAGCGTAACTGGACTTGCTAATGAATGCCACATTCAATGCGTACTGTCACTTTAGGGTCGGGTAAATGTTCAGAACTACACTGTAAACTATTTAGCAATATGGCATCACTAACTGTGCTGGATCATCTACTTGCCGTCTGATTTGTAGGAAATCTACACATTGCAAAAATATTTGCATCGCAGAAACTtcttgataaacaaaaataaaagttaaatggaGATTGgctggccattttttttttttttttttttttttttttttaacgcggtGAGCTACGGAAATGTGTGAGAATCTGTTGATCCACTTTCCTTATTGTGGACATATACTCTGAGGGCACGTGCCAGTGGAAGCGAGAAATAGGATTGGCAACGAACAGCAGGAAAGCTGTGCCGGAATTGATTGGGATAACATACTGGGAAAAGGGCTCACCAACCCTTCGAAAAGCTGCACGAATTATCAGAAATGATCAACAAAGAAAATGCAGAAGATAAAAATGCAGCTGAGCGACTAAGTGAGGTTAAAAAGCCCCCCAACTTTAAGGAGAGTTACCAGATCTTCCTGATGCTTTAAGGCATCGTAGATGTCGGTTTTGTTGCCAATCAAAAGAGCAAAACATATCTGTCTAACAAAGACTACCAAAGCAAAGGTCAACTGCGAAAAGGAGTTGTCAGAAATACACTTAGATAAAAGGATTCTCATTAATCCCATTTTGTTTGTTGCCGGGTAATTTAATGGCTGATTTGCAAAGGCACACAGACAGTGAAATCTCCTATGTGACACTATTGCTTGGCTCATGTGGTTACGGACTACCTTCCTAAATGCTCTTTGTGCACGCATGAAGAAGCATATCTCGCTCGTGTTTCATACTAAGTGAAAAACAGTGATGCCACTAAAGTAACACTCTGGCTATTCATCCTCTGATCTTTATTATAAGATTTATTATGAAAAAGTAACAATGTTGCACTGTTCACGCGTTGGCATACATCAACGCTTAACTGCAAAATATAACTGTCATATCTATGTCGGTATATGTCCGTCTCTCGCCTCCAATATGTCGATGACTGTTTTGAATGGGTAAACATAGATCAGGCTATCATTTCCCGGTCATACGTACAGGTCTGTTATATCAGTAATAACTATTATTTCGATGCATAGTTATTATATAGTGTATCTGATACTGACTAATGATTTTCTTCTGATCTCACAACTACAGATGTGAACACTGACTTCGGTGCTTTCAATTCAAAATGAATTGCAACTGAACTCTATTGATTGATAgagtaataataatgcaaaaagaaGGGTATTTCAACACAGTTAATTCGCCTTTAATGCCTTTCCTAAAACAGTTTAGCATATGTTAAATACCTCCAGGGAAAATGTTGTCAGAATGTGACATGTTTAACAAACATGAAAACAGTCACCTTTTGCGTtcagaaaagtaaaagtaaattctGATATAATCACCGTATAAACTTTTCGGATGGCAACGATGAGTAAGGGGAGGTAAATTAGACCTAAAGAAGTACGCGCTGAGAATCATGGTACGAGATTTCTGTTGGTTACAAAAAGCAAGAAATCTTTCGAGTCATGACAGTTTTTTAATCTGGTCTGAAGACCTGTACCTGATATTACCTTTGTGCCCCTGGAAAGAGAGTGGTTTTCCAGGGCAGAGATCACAGTGAACCTGTATAAGATCGTCCGTGTTTGCTTGCATCAAGATGTCACCGGCATTCGTGCCGTGGTCCTTCATCTTGATGAATTTGGCCTTGACGTCGATGAGATAAGGAAACTTCCGAGGGATCTGCTTCTGGATGTCCAGAAACACCGACTCGGCCACTGGAAGCGGTATTCCAGTGACCAAGGCTTCGACCTTCGAGTGACCCACCAGTTTTGGATGGAATATCTTGACGACTTTGCCTGACTCACAAAACTTGTTGTGGAAATACTGAATTAGCAGAATTTTGAAATACTCTGGGTATTCAGTACTGGAGTCTAGAGTTAAGAGAATCACCCTTTCAGACAAATACTGCAAGCCTTTCAAGTAGTCTGGAACATGCATTTGACGTTCCAGCGCCTGGCAAATATCCCTCTGGATATTCTCGCTGTTGGGTGAATGGTAATAGCTGTCTGTCGGTATTTCAAAAGCAATGGAGTGCTGGTAAACTATCGGGAAAGCCTGCATGTCTCGACACAGTTCTTGGAAGCTTTTTCCCtggaagagagaaatgaaaagattAGTACACTACTTATAGTTGCATAATTGAAGGGTGCACATGCAGTCTAAATCTTCTACAAGTGCACatttcctgaatgctaaggagattaaaaataaaagacagaattGAGTCGGTACATGTGTCATGTATACACACTATTTTTgttgaaaaacttgaaaaatattattCTAGACACACATGCCAGCGTTCACACGCACaagctcatacacacacaaactatgcatatactatttttacatatacatataggaaGAAATACAGACTTGCAATACATTTCATATACTTGTATTCTTAAATGTAAACCTGGATGATCTTACTTTCGAGTAAAATCTTAATCGCTCTGATTTCCAAATTTATT
Coding sequences within it:
- the LOC135211108 gene encoding uncharacterized protein LOC135211108 — translated: MSIMGKSFQELCRDMQAFPIVYQHSIAFEIPTDSYYHSPNSENIQRDICQALERQMHVPDYLKGLQYLSERVILLTLDSSTEYPEYFKILLIQYFHNKFCESGKVVKIFHPKLVGHSKVEALVTGIPLPVAESVFLDIQKQIPRKFPYLIDVKAKFIKMKDHGTNAGDILMQANTDDLIQVHCDLCPGKPLSFQGHKGNIRYRSSDQIKKLS